The region GAGGCGACGATCAGTATCTTTCCTGTGTGCTGCTGTAACAATTCGCAGAGCGCGTCCGAGAGGACCCTGTAATCGTTTTCCTTCATCATGCCCATGACAATAGGGACTATCTTGAAATCTTTCAGCGTCTGCTGAAGAAAGGGAACCTGAACTTCGAGGGAGTGCTCTCGCTCAAAGGCAATTGGATAGTTTTTAATGAACGTGCACTTTTCCGCCAGTCTTTTGGTTATTTCGTGGTCAACCTGAACCCTTCCCAGGGGCGTTTCCCATGACCCTGAAGGATATATCGCTACGCCGTTGAAGGGCACGCGATGCGTCGGACCCATCAGAATGACAGTTGCGCAGGGTCTTCCTTTTATCTGGTTATAGGCATAGGCCGCGACCCTTCCGGAATACTCGTATCCCGCATGGGGCGCCATAATGCCGAAGATGCCGGCGCTTATCCTGTCCTTTTTTGGTTCCGTTTCTTTCAGGTAGCTATCTATTGTTCTGGCGAGGGCGGACCTTTCGTCGGGGTAGAAAGACCCCGCGAATACCGGTTTCCTGACCTTAACCAGCACATCCTCCGCAAGACAGCCGGTAGATAGCAACACAACACAGATTATGCACGATACGACGGAGACGATGCTGCATCGGCTTTTGTAGTTTAAAACTTTAAACTTTAAACTTTGAACTGATCTTACGCTTTCCATATCCCTCCTATCTTTTTCCCGCAACCCGGGCAGGCGCCGCTTTTCAGCGTGTATTCCAGGACATTGTATCCTGACCTGCGTATAACCACCTTTTTACATGCAGGGCAATAGGTATGCTCTCCCGGATGGCCCGGGACATTGCCGATATAGGCAAATTGAAGACCTGTTTTCAGGGCTATGTCACGTGCCTTTTCAAGGGTGCTTACCGGTGTCGGAGATATGCCGGTCATTCTGTACATGGGGAAGAAACGGGAGAAGTGGAGCGGAACATCAGCACCGGCATTTTTATAAACCCACTGGCACATATCCGTCAGCATCTTCTGATTATCGTTGTATCCCGGTATGACGAGATTGGTGATCTCCACCCAGACACCTGATCTTTTGAGGGTTTTTATCGTTTCCAGGACGGGCTCAAGCTCTGCTTCACAGAGTTTGTTGTAAAAGGATGTGCTGAATCCCTTGAGGTCTATGTTCGCCGCGTCAAGATACTTGCAGAGCGCCTTGAGGGGTTCCGGATTGATATATCCATTCGAGTGACATACATTAAGGATACCCTTGCTGCCGGCTGTCTTTGCGGTGTCCAGCATATATTCGAAGAAGTTTGTGGGTTCTGTATAAGTATATGCGATGCTTCTGCATCGGTCCTGTTTTGCGAGTGTCACAAGCCTTTCAGGGGTCAGGGACTGATTGATGGTATCTTCCGGAGAGACCTGGGATATCTGCCAGTTCTGACAGAATGCGCATCGCAGGTTACAGCCAGCGCTGGCGACGGAGAAGCTCAAACTCCCCGGATAGACATTGAAGAATGGTTTTTTCTCTATGGGATCGATGTGAACCGCGCAGGGCGATGCGTAGCCGAGTGAATAGAGTTTTCCTTTTATATTTTTCCTCGCACGGCAGAAACCGGACTCACCTTCAGGGATCGTACAGCCTCTCGGACATAGCCGACATTCGACAGTACCTTTCCTTGTATCAACGACCTTATAGTAGAGGGCCTCTTTCAGGGAAAGGGGGTCCTTCCGGATGAGTTCCCTTGCCTCAAGTTGTAACGCTGCAGGGGCTAAGAAGGCTATCTTGATGAAATCTCTTCGCGTAAACATGAAAAAAGACCGATATTGAGTTTTTTTATTATACTACTTTCTCTGACAGATTAACAAGAAAAGGCTGCCTGTCTTCAGCATGGCGATGAGAATGCAGCCATGCAATAAACCGAGGATGGGGAGGAGTATAAAGCCGCCGGCGACCCCCCCGATACA is a window of Syntrophorhabdaceae bacterium DNA encoding:
- the amrS gene encoding AmmeMemoRadiSam system radical SAM enzyme; amino-acid sequence: MFTRRDFIKIAFLAPAALQLEARELIRKDPLSLKEALYYKVVDTRKGTVECRLCPRGCTIPEGESGFCRARKNIKGKLYSLGYASPCAVHIDPIEKKPFFNVYPGSLSFSVASAGCNLRCAFCQNWQISQVSPEDTINQSLTPERLVTLAKQDRCRSIAYTYTEPTNFFEYMLDTAKTAGSKGILNVCHSNGYINPEPLKALCKYLDAANIDLKGFSTSFYNKLCEAELEPVLETIKTLKRSGVWVEITNLVIPGYNDNQKMLTDMCQWVYKNAGADVPLHFSRFFPMYRMTGISPTPVSTLEKARDIALKTGLQFAYIGNVPGHPGEHTYCPACKKVVIRRSGYNVLEYTLKSGACPGCGKKIGGIWKA